A window of Aromatoleum bremense genomic DNA:
GCCATCGTCGCCCTGGACTTCGACGAATTCGCAGGGCATGCCCTGCTCGATCAGTCTCTTGATTTCGCTTGCTTCGAACATTTTGATTTCCTCAGGCGCGCAGCTTGTAGCCCCGGGCGAGCATCGCCAGGGTCAGAGCCGCAAGTAACATCAGACAGACACTAACGACACCCAGGCTCAGCCACGGCGACACGTCGGACTGGCCGAAAAAGCCGTAGCGGAAACCGTCGATCATGAAGAAGAACGGGTTGGCGTGGGACACGTCCTGCCACAGTTGCGGCAGGGAATGCAGCGAATAGAACACGCCGGACAGCATCGTCAGCGGCATGATCAGGAAGTTCTGGAAGCCGGCGAGCTGGTCGAATTTGTCGGCCCAGATGCCGGCGATGACGCCGAGCGAAGCGAGGATCGCGCTGCCCATCAGTGCGAACGCCAGCGCCCAGCCCGGCGCGGCGATCGACAGATCGACGAACGGGATCGACACCAGCAGCACGCCGGCGCCGACGAACAGCCCGCGCAGCATCGACGCGATCACGTAGGCGGCATAGAACTCGCGGTACGACAGCGGCGGCAGCAGGACGAAAATGATGTTGCCGGTGATCTTGCTCTGGATCAGCGACGACGAGCTGTTGGCGAACGCGTTCTGCAGCAGCGACATCATCACCAGCCCCGGCACGAGGAACGCCGTGTAGGCGATGTCGCCGTAGACGGTGACGTGGCGGTCGAGCACGTGCGAGAAGATCAGCAGGAACAGCATCGCGTTGATCACCGGCGCCAGGACGGTCTGGAACGCGACTTTCCAGAAGCGCAACACTTCCTTGTACAGCAGCGTGCGAAAACCCGCGAGGCGCGATTCAGGCACGGTGCATGACCTCGACGAAGACCCGTTCGAGATCGGCTTCGCCGAGCTGCATCTCGACGATCCGCCCGCCTGCTTCGCGCAGGCGCGCGAGCGTCGGTTCGAGCTCGTCGTAGGTGTCGAGCGCGAACTCCGCCCAGCCGCCTTCGGCGAGCGCCGCGCCGAGGCCGCTGGCGATTTCGGGACGCTCGAGACGCACGCGCAGCGAATGCGTCGCGAAACGCCGCAGCAGGTTGTCGGTCGTGTCGAGCGCGACGACGCGACCCGCCTTCAGCATCGCGATGCGTCCGCACAGCGCCTCGGCCTCTTCGAGGTAGTGCGTCGTCAGCACGATCGTATGGCCGTCGCGGTTCAGCTTGCGGATGAACTGCCACAGGCCCTGGCGCAGTTCGACGTCCACGCCGGCGGTCGGCTCGTCGAGCACGATCACCGGCGGCCGGTGCACCAGCGCCTGGGCAACCAGCACGCGACGCTTCATGCCCCCCGACAACATGCGCATGTTCGCACCCGCTTTCGCGGTCAGGTCGAGGCTCGCGAGAATCTCGTCGATCCAGTCGTCGTTGTGGCGGATGCCGAAGTAGCCGGACTGGATGCGCAGCAGCTCGCGCACCGTGAAAAACGGATCGAATACCAGCTCCTGCGGCACCACGCCGAGCTTGCGGCGCGCATTGCGGTAATCGGACACGACGTCGTGGCCCATCACTTCGAGCGTGCCGCTGTCGGCGCGCACCAGCCCCGACAGGGACGAGATCAGCGTCGTCTTGCCGGCACCGTTCGGGCCGAGCAGGCCGAAGAACTCGCCGCGGTCGACCTCGAGGTCGACGCCGGCGAGCGCCTGCACGGCGCCATACCGCTTCGTCGCCGAAACAATGCGGATCGCCGGCAGGCTCATTGAGTCGATGCAGCCGGGGCTTGCGCCGGCAACAGCTCGTCGACGCCGTACAGCGCGGCGAGGCTGCGCAATCCCGCGGGGACGCCGCTCAGCGTCATCCGGTGGCTGGCGCCACGGGCCGCCCGCAGCCAGTCAAACAGCAGCGCCAGCGCCGCGGAATCGGCTGCGGTGACGCCGGACAGGTCGACCGTCAGGTCGCCGGCCGCGGCCTTCGCGCGCCCGGCCTGCACGAACCCGTTCACGGTCGTCATCGTCAGCGGTCCGTCGAGCCGCAGCACCCCGGTCACGTTGCCGTTCATGAACGCTCGGCGGGGCCGCTCAGTTCCTGCGTCTTGGCATGCAGGGAACGGATCAGCCCGTCGATGCCGCCAGCGCGGATTTCCTGCGCGAACGTGCCGCGATAATTCGTCACCAGGCTGACGCCGGCGACGACGACGTCGAACACTTTCCAGCCGCGATCGGTCTTTTCGAGCACGTAGTCGATGTTGATCGGCTGCGCCCCGGCCTGGCGGACCTCGGTCTGCACACGCACCGTGGTATCGGCGGCGCCGAACCGCGCCGGCTTGTATTCGATGACCTGGTTGCGGTACTGCGTCAGGGCATTGGAATAGGTGCGGACCAGCAGCGTGCGGAACACGTCGACCAGTTCCTTCTGCTGCTCGGGAGTCGCCTGGCGCCAATCCTTGCCGACGGCGAGCATCGTCATGCGGCGGAAGTTGAAGTGCGGCAGCACTTTTTCCTCGACGAGACTGACGACGCGGCCCGTATCGCCCGCCCGGATCGCGTGGTCGTCGCGAACGATCGCCAGCACGTCGCTGCTCACGTCACGAACCAGCGCGTCGGGAGCAATCAGCGCAGCCGTGGCTCGGGCACCGGGCGGCGTGACGGGGTCGGCCGCCATACTCGCGCCGATCGACAGGAACAGACACAGAGAAAGGAAGAGTTTTTTCATCTTGTATTACCTTGTGGCCGGGCGGTCACCACCGGATCCGGCGCTCGCCTGCTGAAATTCGTCGACATTCGTCGCTGCCGCGACACCCTTGGCGGGCCCATGCGGCGATGCGGCACCGTCACCCCCGTTGAAATCCTCGTATTCCTGCGGCGGGCTCCCGTCATGGACCCGGTAGCGACGCTGCTGCAGGTAGAAGTCGCGCGCATAGGAATACTTGTCGAGGGTGCCTTCTTCGAGCGTCTTGTCGATGCCGAGCAGGTTCGCCCGGCCATGCACGAGACGCAGCACGGTCAGGCTGTTGCGCGCCGCGACGTCGCTCACGCCCCAGACATTGTCGCCGTACAGGTCGATCGGCAGCACGGCGGCGTCGCGCACCGTGCGCGGACCGAAGAACGGCACGACGAAATAGGCGCCTTCGCCGACTCCCCAGCGCCCGAGCGTCTGGCCGAAATCCTCGTCGCTCTTGGGCAGTCCGAACTCCGACGCGACATCGAAGATGCCGAGGATGCCGAGCGTCGAGTTCAGGCCGAACCGGGCACCGTCGGACAGGCCTTCCCTCAACTTGCCCTGCAGCAGGTTATTGACGCCGTTCCAGACGTCGCCGACGTTGCCGAAGAAGTTGCCGACGCCGGTGCGTACGGGCGTCGGCATCGTCGCATCGTAGGCCTCGGCGACCGGCCGGATCGCGGCGCGGTCGACCGTTTCGTTGAAACCGAACATCGCGCGGTTGTAGCGCTCGAGCGGATCGTCCGGATTCGCGACCCGCGTCGTGCAGCCGGCGGCGAGCGTCAGGCAGAGCGCGATCGCCGCGAGCGTCGTGGGCCGGGGGAAGGGATTGTTATTCATTTTTGTTCGATGCAATGCGGCAGGGTCAGTTCGCCGGAGCCTCCGCTGCCTTGTTGAACAGGAATTGCCCGATCAGCTTTTCGAGCACCACGGCGGACTGCGTGATCTGCACGGCCTCCCCGCTCTTCAGCATCTCGACGTCGCCGCCCGGCTCGAGCCCGAGGTATTGCTCGCCGAGCAGCCCGGAAGTCAGGATCGTCGCGATCGTGTCGCGGGGGAATTGAAACCGGGTATCGACCACGAAAGTCACTTCGGCGCGATAGCTGCCGGTATCGAAGCCGATGTTCGTCACGCGCCCGACGACGACCCCCGCGCTCTTCACCGGCGCCCTGACTTTCAGGCCGCCGATGTTGTCGAACTGCGCCTTGAGGACGTAGGACTCGCTGAAATTGGCGCTCGCGAGATTGCCGACCTTCAACGAAAGGAACAGCAACGCAGCCATGCCGATGACGACGAAGAAACCGACCCACAGGTCGAGCGTTGTACGGCTCATGACTGGCCTCTGAACATGAAGGAAGTAAGCACGAAGTCGAGCGCCAGGATCGCCAGCGCGGAACTGACGACGGTGCGGGTGATCGCACGCGAGACACCTTCGGCGGTGGGCGTGCAGTCGTAGCCTTCGAACACCGCGATCAGCGACACCGCGGCACCGAAAACCACGCTCTTGATCACGCCGTTGACGACATCGAAGCGAAAATCGACGGCCGCCTGCATCTGCGACCAGAAAGCGCCTTCATCGACGCCGATCAGCACGACGCCGATCAGCCAGCCGCCGAACACGCCCATCGCGGAAAAAAGCGCGGCGAGCAGCGGCATCGAGATCACGCCGCCCCAGAAGCGCGGCGCGACGACGCGGGCGATCGGATTGACCGCCATCATGTCCATCGCCTTGAGTTGCTCGGTCGCTTTCATCAGGCCGATCTCGGCCGTCACGGCCGAACCGGCGCGACTCGCAAACAACAGCGCGGCGACGACCGGCCCCAGTTCGCGCGTCAGCGACAGGGCCACGAGCACGCCGAGCGCATCGCCGGAGCCGAAACGCTGCAGCGTCTCGTAGCCCTGCAGTCCGAGCACCATGCCGACGAAAAGCCCAGACACGATGATGATCAGCAGCGACAGCACGCCGCTGAAATAGACCTCGCGGATCGTCAGGTGCACGCGTAGCAGCGACTGCCCGGAATACAGCAGCAGCAAGCCGAAGAAGCGCGCCGCGAAACCGAGCCGCCACACTCCGTCGGTGACGGCGCCGCCGAGCCGGCGCACGAGACCCGCCAGGCCGTTCATGCCGCACCCCGCCCCAGCAGGCTGTGCGCAAGAGGCTCGGCCGGATAATGGAACGGCACCGGGCCATCGGCCTCGGCATGGATGAACTGCTGCACGAAAGGGTCGGTCGACGCGCGGATCTCGTCGGGCGTGCCATGCGCGACGATGCGTCCTTCCGAGATGAAATAGACGTAATCGACGATCTGCAGCGATTCGAGGATATCGTGGGTGACCATGATCGTGCTTGCCCCGAGCGCATCGTTGAGCCGGCGGATCAGCTGCCCGATGACCCCCAGCGAGATCGGATCGAGACCGGCGAACGGCTCGTCGTACATGATCAGCATCGGGTCGAGCGCAATCGCGCGCGCAAGCGCGACACGGCGTGCCATGCCGCCCGAGAGCTCCGCGGGCTTCAGCGTCGCCGCACCCCGCAAGCCGACGGCATTGAGCTTCATCAGCACGAGGTCGCGAATCAGTTCGGGCGGCAGGTCGGTATGTTCGCGCAGCGGGAACGCGACGTTGTCGAACACCGACAGGTCGGTGAATAGCGCGCCGAACTGGAACAGCATCCCCATGCGCCGGCGCAGCGCATAGAGCTCGCGGGTCGACAAGCGCGCCAGATTCTGGCCCGCGACGTTCACGATCCCGCCGCTGGCCCGCAACTGCCCGCCGATCAGGCGCAGCAAAGTCGTCTTGCCACAGCCGCTGCCGCCCATGATCGCCACCACCTTCCCGCGCGGGATATCGAGATCGATGCCGCGCAGGATGACCCGCTCGCCGTATGCGAAGCGAACGTCCTGCAACTGCACGAGGGTGGCGGAGGATTCGGATGACAAGCGAGGCAGCCAAAAAAATCTTGTGGAAACACAGACTAACGCATCAGGGACGAGCGGCACTTCACCAAGATCAAGTGCTTCAGCGCATCACCCCGTGCATCGTCAAACGGCGGAGTTTAGCAGAGCACGGACGGCCGCAGGGGCACCCGAGAGGCGCTCAGACCCCTCCGAGCAGGCGGCGCTCGGCCTGTTCGAGATTGGCCTGAATGCCGATCAGGACGACGACATCGCCTTCCTCCAGCTGCGTTTCCGGCCCCGGCGACAGCCCCCGGATGTTCCGCCGGCGCACCGCCGACACGCCCACGCCGAGCTCGCCGAGCCCGATCGCACCGATCGTCATGCCGACTGCGCGGGCGCCGCCCGGCAGCGTCACCGAGCGCAGGCGCGCCTCGTTCGCGTCCGGCCCGTCCGCCGCGTCGCTGGTGCCGTGGAAGAAGCCGCGCATCAACGCGTAGCGCTGGTTGCGGATGTCGCGGATGCGCCGCACGATGCGGTTGAGCGGCACGCCGATCAGCGCCAGCGCATGCGAGGCGAGGATGATGCTGCCTTCGAAAGCCTCCGGCACCACTTCGGTGGCACCTCCTTGCGACAGTCGCGCCATGTCCTTCTCGTCGCTGGCGCGCACAACAATCGGCAGATCCGGCCGCAGCAGGTGGGCGCGATGCATGACCCGCAGCGCAGCTTCGACTTCGCCGAACGAAATCACCAGCGCACTCGCCCGCATGATGCCCGCGGCCATCAGCGTTTCGTGACGCGCCGCATCGCCATACACGACGGTATCGCCGGCCGCACCCGCCTCGCGCACGCGCTCCGGATCGAGATCGAGCGCCACGTAGCTGACGTTTTCCTGCTCCATGAAACGCGCCATGTACTGCCCGCTGCGCCCGTAGCCGCAGACGATGATGTGTTTGCTGGTGTTCATCGTCTGGGCAGCGACGCGCGTCAGCTCCATCGAGCGCAGCAGCCATTCGGAGGCGACGAAACGCAGCACCAGCCTGTCGCTCAGCTGCACGATCAGCGGCGCAACGAGCATCGACAGCACCAGCGCGGCAACCGTGATCTGCAGCAGTGCCTCCGGCATCAGGCTGACATCGTCGATATGCGAGATCAGCACGAAGCCGAACTCGCCGCCGGCGCACAGCCACAGCGCCGTGCGCAGCGCGGTGCCGCTCGACGAACCGAAGGCTCGCGATGCCGCGAAGACGATCGCCCCCTTGAATACCAGCAGCGCCACCAGCAGTCCCAGCACCGCCACCAGGTTCGCCACGATCAGCCTGACGTCGAGGAACATCCCGACGGTGACGAAAAACAGGCCGAGCAGCACGTCGCGAAACGGCTTGATGTCCTCCTCGACCTGGTAGCGGTACTCGGTTTCGGAAATCAGCATGCCCGCCAGGAACGCCCCCAGTGCCAGCGACAATCCCACCGCGGCGGAAAGCCACGCCAGCCCGAGCGTGATCAGCAGCACGTTGAGCATGAAGAGTTCGCCCGAGCGCCGCTGCGCGACGACGGTAAACCACCAACGCATCACGCGCTGGCCGACGACGAGCACCAGCGCGAGCAGCACTGCGGCCTTGAGCGCCGCGATGCCGAGCGTCCCGGCGAGTTCCCCGGCCGGCTGCGACAGCGCGGGGATGAGGATCAGCAGTGGCACGACGGCAATATCCTGGAACAACAGCACACCGATCGTTTCCCTGCCGTGCGGCCGGTCGAGTTCGAGGCGGTCGGACAGCAGCTTCGAGAGGATTGCCGTCGAGGACATCGCGAGCGTCGCGCCGAGCGCGAAGCTCGCCCTCCACCCGAGCCCGAAGATCGCCCCGGCCAGCATCGTAAACAGCAACGATCCGAGCACCTGCGCCGCGCCGAGCCCGAACACGATGCGTTTCATCGCGAACAGCCGCGGCAGCGAGAACTCGAGTCCGATCGAGAACATCAGGAACACCACCCCGAACTCGGCCAGATGGCTCGCGCCGTCCGAGGCTTCGACCAGGTCGAGCGCATGCGGACCGACTCCCGCGCCGACGAGCAGGTATCCGAGCACCGGAGGCAAGCTCAGGCTGCGAAAAACCGCGACCACGACGACGCAGGCCGCCAGGAGCAACAGGACCAGCTCGAGCGTGTTGTGCATGAATGAGGGTGATGGGTGGAATGTGCACGATGCGGGGCCGCTCGGCCCGTCTGCTATACTTCGCAGCTTCGATTTGCGCCGCCGGGCCTGCTGTTCGCCGCCGGTTTTCCGGCCGTCTCGTGCGTCAGAGTGTAACCGCTTCGAACCCTATGAACCCAGTCCCGCCCGCTCTCTCCCATGAAGCCCGCTGCGTCGTGCTCGCCCGCCGGGTGCTGCACATCGAAGCCGCCGCCGTCGCGGCGCTCGCCGAACGTCTCGACGCAGATTTCGAGCGCGCCGTGCAGCTGATCCTGCAGCGCCACGGCCGCGTCATCGTCACGGGCATCGGGAAATCCGGCCACATCGCGCGCAAGCTCGCCGCGACGCTCGCGAGCACCGGCACGCCGGCCTATTTCGTGCATGCGGCGGAAGCGGCGCACGGCGACCTCGGCATGATCACCGCCGAAGACGTCGTCATCGCGCTGTCGAACTCCGGCGCCAGCGAGGAGCTGCTGACGATCGTGCCGCTCGTCAAACGCCAGGGGGCGAAGCTGATCTCGATGACCGGCAAGCCGGATTCGCCGCTCGCGCGCGAGGCCGATGTCCATCTCGACGCCGCGGTCAGCGAGGAAGCCTGTCCGCTGAACCTCGCCCCGACCGCCAGCACCACCGCGGCGCTCGCGCTCGGCGACGCGCTGGCGGTTGCGCTGCTCGATGCGCGCGGCTTCGGCGCGGACGATTTTGCCCGCTCGCATCCGGGCGGCAGCCTCGGCAGGCGCCTGCTCACGCATGTCAGCGACGTGATGCGCGGCGCGGACCGCGTTCCGCAGGTCCCGGAAACCGTCCCGATGACCTCGGCCCTGCTCGAAATGACGCGCGGCGGCATGGGCATGACGGCAGTCGTCGACGCCCGCGGGGCGCCGATCGGCATCTTCACCGACGGCGACCTGCGCCGGGCGCTCGAGCGCGGCTGCGACGCACGCACCGCGACGCTTGCCGAAGTCATGACACGCGCGCCGCGCAGCATCGGCCCGGACGCGCTCGCCGTCGAGGCGGCCGAAATCATGGAACGGCTGCGCATCAGCCAGCTGCTCGTCGTCGGCGCCGACGGCACGCTCGCGGGCGCGCTGACCACCCACGACCTGATGCTCGCGAAGGTGATCTGATGCCGGCCTGCGAAAATGCCTCGCGCATCCGCCTGATGGGCTTCGACGTCGACGGCGTGATGACGGACGGGAGCCTGTATTTCACGCCCAACGGCGAAGAGCTGAAAGTCTTCTCCAGCCTCGACGGCCACGGGCTGAAGATGCTGCAGAGCGCCGGCATCGAAGTTGCGATCATCAGCGGGCGCAGCTCGCGCGCGCTCGAGCTGCGGGCGGCGAACCTCGGCATTCGCGAGTTGCACATGGGCGTCGAGGACAAGCGCGCCTGCCTCGACGCGCTGCTCGCGCGCCGGAACATCCCCGCCAGCGAAGCCGGCTACATGGGCGACGATGTCGTCGACCTGCCGATCCTGCGTGCGTGCGGATTTTCGGCCACCCCGTCCGACGGCCACGAATTCGTCCGACGGCATGTCGGCTACGTCGCGAGCAAACCCGGCGGGCGCGGCGCGGTGCGCGAAGTGTGTGACTACCTGCTGGCCGCACAGGGCAGGCTCGAAGCGATGCTTTCGGCCTATCTCGCCTAAGGCCGGCGATGCGCCCGTCGATCCTGCAACTCTATCCGGTCGTCGCGCTCGTCGTGCTGGCCGGTGCGACCCTGTGGCTCGAGCGGGTCACCCGCGGCGAGGACGGCGCGGTCCGCACCGAACAGCGACGCGACCCGGACTTCATCGCCGAGCAGACGCGGCTGGTCAGTTTCGGCGCCGACGGGCAGCAACGCTACGAACTGCTCGCCGACCGGATCACGAACTACCCTCTGTCGGGCATCACCGAACTCGATCATCCACGGCTGCGCTACGATTCCGAAGGCCGCGAACTGCGCATCACGGCAAAGTCCGGCGAGATTCACGAAGGCGGCAGCGAAGTGCTCCTGAGCGGCGACGTGCGCGTACACCGCGCGGCAACCGTCGGCAGCCCGGCGATGAGTTTCGCTTCCGAGACCCTGAAAGTCTGGCCCGACGACGAGCGCGCCGAAACCAGCGACCCCGTCATCCTCACGCAAGGCAAGACGACCGCGCACGCCGGCGGGCTCAGGTCGGACAACATCTTCGGCACCCTCGACCTGCTCGGCGGGGTCACCGTTCTCATGCCACGCACATCGCGGACCCCACCATGAAGCACGTCCCTGCACTCGCCTTCCTCGCGCTCGGGCTCGTTGCCGCACTGCGGCCGCTGCCGGCGCTGGCGGAACTTGCCGACCGCGAAAAGCCGGTCAACATCGAGGCGAACCACCTGACGGTCGATGACCGCAACAAGGTGCACGTCTTCGAAGGCAACGTCGTCCTCACGCAGGGTTCCCTCGTCATCAAGGGCGATCGGCTCGTCGTGACGCAGGGCCCGGACGGTTTCCAGACCGGTGTGGCCACCGGCAGCGACAAACGGCCCGCGACGTTTCGCCAGAAACGCGAAGGCAGCAACGAGTTCGTCGAAGGCGAGGCCGAACGGATCGAATACGACAGCCGGGCGGAGCGGGCGCGCCTTTTCAATCAGGCGCGTGTCGAATCCGGCGGCGACGAAGTGCGCGGGCATTACATCGAATACGATGCCCTGAGCGAGAAATACTTCGTCACGAACCAGCCGGGCACCAGTTCGGCAACGGCCGGCGACTCACGCGTGCGGGCCGTCATCCAGCCGAAAGGCTCGGCCGCGGAGCCGGGCAACGAAGCGCCGCAAAAACCCCAATAACACCCCAATAACACCCCCAGCAAAGCCTCAATCACCAGGAGATGAGACGCATGAGTTTCCAGAACATCCTCGTTGAAACGCGTGGCCGGGTCGGCCTGATCACCCTTAATCGCCCGAAGGCGATGAACGCGCTCAACGACCAGGTCGTCGATGAAATGTGGGAGGCGCTCGACCACTTCGAGGCCGACGAGGGAATCGGCGCCATTGTCATCACCGGCAGCGAGAAAGCCTTCGCCGCGGGCGCCGATATCGGCGCGATGGCCAACTTTTCGCACATGGACGCCTACAAGGGCGACTACATCACGCGTAACTGGGAACGCGTCAAGACCTGCCGCAAACCGGTCATCGCAGCGGTCGCCGGCTTCGCGCTCGGCGGCGGCTGCGAACTGGCGATGATGTGCGACATGATCATCGCCGCCGACAACGCGAAGTTCGGCCAGCCCGAAATCAAGCTCGGCATCCTGCCCGGCTCGGGCGGCACGCAGCGCCTGCCGCGCGCGATCGGCAAGGCGAAAACGATGGACATGTGCCTCACCGCGCGGCTGATGGGGGCCGAGGAAGCGGAACGTTCGGGACTCGTCGCCCGCGTCGTGCCGACCGACAAACTACTCGATGAAGCGCTCGCGGTCGCCACCGAGATCGCCAACTTCTCGCTGCCGGTCGTGATGATGATCAAGGAATCGGTCAATCGCGCCTTCGAAGGCAGCCTCAATGAAGGCCTGCTGTTCGAGCGCCGCGTTTTCCACGCTGCGTTCGGCCTCGACGATCAGAAGGAAGGGATGGCAGCCTTCGTCGAGAAGCGCAAGCCCGACTTCAAGCACCGCTGACCTTGCCGCACCGCCGCATCCCGTCGGCGGTGCACCATACCCTCATCATTCTCAAGTCACTTTTGCCGTGATGTTGCAATTGCAACATCACTGTAATTTCCGTACCTGCTTTCCGCTCTAAAACTCATCGCATACATTCTGAAACATTATTAAAAAACCGCACCTTGCAGCCATTTTTCGGCCTTGTCCTGACAGCCCTGAAAAATATTCCGTAAGTATTGTGCAGCGCACAAAAAAAACGCTTGACAAGGGGCTCGCCATCCCTATAATCCAAACCATGTTGCGACGCACCAAGCGGACCGAAAGAGTTGCGGAGCAGATCATTGAAACACTACCCTCAGGAGATGAAAAAATGTTTGCTACCCCCGAGCAGTTTGCTGCGACCAACAAAGCCAACGTCGAAACCCTGCTGACCCTGGCCAACAACGTTTTCGCCAGCGCCGAGCGCCTCGCCGCCCTCAACCTGAACACCGCCCGTTCGATCCTCGAAGACAGCATCGCCAATTCGAAGGCCCTGCTCGGCGCGAAGGACGTGCAGGAACTGGTGAGCCTGCAGGCCACCCTGGCCCAGCCGCTGGTCGAAAAGGCCGTCGCCTACAACCGCAGCGTCTACGAGATCGCGTCGCAGGGTCAGGAAGAAGTCTCGAAGCTGGTCGAAACCCAGATCGCCGAACTGAACAAAAACCTGTCGTCGGTGCTCGACAAGGCCGCAAAATCCGCTCCGGCCGGTTCCGACGTTGCCGTTGCCGCCGTCAAGTCCGCGATCGCCGCCGCAAACAGCGCCTATGACAGCGTCAGCAAGGCCGCCAAGCAAGTCGCCGAGATCGCCGAAGCCAACGTGGCTGCCGCGACCAACGCCACCGTGAAGGCCGTCAGCGCCTCCGCGAAGGCTGGCGCCAAGAAGGCCGCCTGATACGCTTCGGCTCACACCGAATCAAAAAAGCCCCGCTCGCGGGGCTTTTTCCATTTCAGCGGCAGGCCGCGGGGGTGTTCACATCAAGCGGGCCGCGACCCGAATGGGGCGCGACCGTCGAAGCGGACTGACCGAGGAAGTTTCAACTCTCGCCAGAGCCCCGGCGCGCCGCTGCGACGACGCCGCTGCCCGGCTCACCGCCGCGTTTCGCGCCGGCTGCATAGTGATGCGGGAACAGCCGGTGCATCTCCGCCTCGATCCACGCCTCGGCACGGGCATTGACCTCGTTCGCGTCGAGCCCCTCGGGTCCGATCGCCGGCCCGATGCTGACGATGATCTCGCCGGGATATTTCAGGAACGCGTTGCGCCGCCAGAACTCGCCGGCGTTGTGGGCCACCGGCACCACCGGCACGCCCGCCTTCTGCGCCAGCCACGCCCCGCCCGGCTTGTAGCGCCGCGTCGTGCCCGGCGCGACGCGCGTCCCCTCGGGGAATACGACAACCCAGAAGCCTTCTGCCAGGCGCGCCCGACCCTGCTCGACGACTTGCGTCAGCGCGTCCTTGCCAGCCGCCCGGTCGATCGCGATTCCCGGAATCTGCGCGAGCCCCCAGCCGAAGAACGGCACCTTCAGCAACTCGCGCTTGAGCACGAAACACAGCGGCGGGAAGATCACCTGCAGCGCCATCGTTTCCCACGCCGACTGGTGCTTCGACAATATCACCGCCGGTCTGGCAGGAATGTTGTCGCGCCCGAGCACGCGGTAGCGAATGCCGAGCAGGTGCCGCACGAACCACATCACGAGCGGCGCCCACGAGGTGATGATGCGATGGCGCACGTGCGGTGGAAGCGGAAACGTCAGCATGCCGAAGATCGCGTAAGGCGGCGTGACGATCGCGAGGACGATCGCAAACAACAGGGAGCGCAGGACGATCACGGTTTTCTTTATG
This region includes:
- a CDS encoding ABC transporter permease, whose translation is MPESRLAGFRTLLYKEVLRFWKVAFQTVLAPVINAMLFLLIFSHVLDRHVTVYGDIAYTAFLVPGLVMMSLLQNAFANSSSSLIQSKITGNIIFVLLPPLSYREFYAAYVIASMLRGLFVGAGVLLVSIPFVDLSIAAPGWALAFALMGSAILASLGVIAGIWADKFDQLAGFQNFLIMPLTMLSGVFYSLHSLPQLWQDVSHANPFFFMIDGFRYGFFGQSDVSPWLSLGVVSVCLMLLAALTLAMLARGYKLRA
- a CDS encoding ABC transporter ATP-binding protein, with protein sequence MSLPAIRIVSATKRYGAVQALAGVDLEVDRGEFFGLLGPNGAGKTTLISSLSGLVRADSGTLEVMGHDVVSDYRNARRKLGVVPQELVFDPFFTVRELLRIQSGYFGIRHNDDWIDEILASLDLTAKAGANMRMLSGGMKRRVLVAQALVHRPPVIVLDEPTAGVDVELRQGLWQFIRKLNRDGHTIVLTTHYLEEAEALCGRIAMLKAGRVVALDTTDNLLRRFATHSLRVRLERPEIASGLGAALAEGGWAEFALDTYDELEPTLARLREAGGRIVEMQLGEADLERVFVEVMHRA
- a CDS encoding STAS domain-containing protein → MNGNVTGVLRLDGPLTMTTVNGFVQAGRAKAAAGDLTVDLSGVTAADSAALALLFDWLRAARGASHRMTLSGVPAGLRSLAALYGVDELLPAQAPAASTQ
- a CDS encoding MlaC/ttg2D family ABC transporter substrate-binding protein, producing MKKLFLSLCLFLSIGASMAADPVTPPGARATAALIAPDALVRDVSSDVLAIVRDDHAIRAGDTGRVVSLVEEKVLPHFNFRRMTMLAVGKDWRQATPEQQKELVDVFRTLLVRTYSNALTQYRNQVIEYKPARFGAADTTVRVQTEVRQAGAQPINIDYVLEKTDRGWKVFDVVVAGVSLVTNYRGTFAQEIRAGGIDGLIRSLHAKTQELSGPAERS
- a CDS encoding MlaA family lipoprotein codes for the protein MNNNPFPRPTTLAAIALCLTLAAGCTTRVANPDDPLERYNRAMFGFNETVDRAAIRPVAEAYDATMPTPVRTGVGNFFGNVGDVWNGVNNLLQGKLREGLSDGARFGLNSTLGILGIFDVASEFGLPKSDEDFGQTLGRWGVGEGAYFVVPFFGPRTVRDAAVLPIDLYGDNVWGVSDVAARNSLTVLRLVHGRANLLGIDKTLEEGTLDKYSYARDFYLQQRRYRVHDGSPPQEYEDFNGGDGAASPHGPAKGVAAATNVDEFQQASAGSGGDRPATR
- the mlaD gene encoding outer membrane lipid asymmetry maintenance protein MlaD; the encoded protein is MSRTTLDLWVGFFVVIGMAALLFLSLKVGNLASANFSESYVLKAQFDNIGGLKVRAPVKSAGVVVGRVTNIGFDTGSYRAEVTFVVDTRFQFPRDTIATILTSGLLGEQYLGLEPGGDVEMLKSGEAVQITQSAVVLEKLIGQFLFNKAAEAPAN
- the mlaE gene encoding lipid asymmetry maintenance ABC transporter permease subunit MlaE produces the protein MNGLAGLVRRLGGAVTDGVWRLGFAARFFGLLLLYSGQSLLRVHLTIREVYFSGVLSLLIIIVSGLFVGMVLGLQGYETLQRFGSGDALGVLVALSLTRELGPVVAALLFASRAGSAVTAEIGLMKATEQLKAMDMMAVNPIARVVAPRFWGGVISMPLLAALFSAMGVFGGWLIGVVLIGVDEGAFWSQMQAAVDFRFDVVNGVIKSVVFGAAVSLIAVFEGYDCTPTAEGVSRAITRTVVSSALAILALDFVLTSFMFRGQS
- a CDS encoding ABC transporter ATP-binding protein, with the protein product MPRLSSESSATLVQLQDVRFAYGERVILRGIDLDIPRGKVVAIMGGSGCGKTTLLRLIGGQLRASGGIVNVAGQNLARLSTRELYALRRRMGMLFQFGALFTDLSVFDNVAFPLREHTDLPPELIRDLVLMKLNAVGLRGAATLKPAELSGGMARRVALARAIALDPMLIMYDEPFAGLDPISLGVIGQLIRRLNDALGASTIMVTHDILESLQIVDYVYFISEGRIVAHGTPDEIRASTDPFVQQFIHAEADGPVPFHYPAEPLAHSLLGRGAA